From Candidatus Woesearchaeota archaeon:
GTAACTTTATGTATTTTTTCTGTCTTTTTGCTGGCTATCAAGTAGCCTGCTGTTGCTCTTTTGTCTGCTGCAAGAACAATCCCGTCTTTGCAGAGTATGCCGACTGTTGTTGTTCCAGTTTTCATTATGTTTTCATTTTTGTCCATTTTAACCAGAATTCCCCTCTTATACTAAGGTATAAATGGCGAGTATTTAAATATTGCGGTTTTATATCAGTTTCTACTATTAAATAGCTACAAAATAAAAAAATCGAAAGTTATTTAAATAAGGTACACTATACGTAATACATAATAATCCCAGTATAGAGATAAGATTGTAAAAAAGAGAGATAAACTAACTTTATCAAGAGGTGAGCTGCGATGGAAAATATAAGAAAAATTGAAAGCATAAATGTAGTTAGAAAAGGGGACTTGCCAGAAGAAGTTAGGTTGGATAAGGGAATCTATGACACCAATGGATTTGTAGAGATAAGAGTGGAAAGAGAGAATCCCGCATTTATAGAAATTAAAGATATGGGTGCAGAATCTCCTGGAAAAAAATTCAGTAGATTACTGAGGGAAGCAGGGATAAGATAAGGGGATGTAATATATGGATAGCGAAGATGTAATTGTTTCTGATGATTCCATATTTCGTGCTTTATCAAGCGATGACCTTGATTTATTGGAATGTGGCCAATTAATAATTGAATTTCTTACGTGGAGGGGGAATTGTAAGAAAATAGTCACCATTCCAAAAATATATAATAGCATATATGCTCAAGTTAAAGACCATGGTGAACTGAGAGCTTATTTTGAAAATTATTTTGAATCCGCAACATTCATCGGGATGTCCGAAAAAAATCCAGATGACAGAGAGTTTTACACATTACTCTTTAGTTTATATTTAGGTGGCAATTTGATGATTTTCGTCAGTAATGACTCCAAATTATTAGGCACAATAAAAGAAGCAAAAGTTCCTAAAACAGTCTTCAAAACAATACACGAATTTAGGTCTTTCTTGCAGTCAAAAAAAGATTTTTGGGACTTTATCTTTTACAAGTATTACGATTCATCTGCTTGATCTTTTCTATTTTTTATATCACTTAACTTAAAACATCATGGTTTGATGATGTTTGTACCGAACATTTACTTTACAACTAATCAGCTCATCTCAACGCAAATCTTTGCCCCAAGCTTCGAGGTCATGCTGTTAATGTCTTTTTTCGGGTTTATTTCAGATATATCGAGGGCTTTAATGTTTTTTAGGAATTTCAGCCTTTGTAGAAAATAAATCAGTTCTCTTGAAGTCAAGCCGCCTGGCTCAATATAGCCTGTTCCAGGTGCAAAAGCCGGATCAACAGCATCTATGTCTATGGAGATATACAGGGCATCAAAGTTTTTTGCTATCGACATTACTGCTTCGCAGCTTTCATGCAGGCCTTCTTCAGTTATTTCCTTCATGTTAAAGAATCTTATTTTGTTCTTTTTTAAGAATTCGAGCTCATTGCTGTGCCAGTTTCTAATGCCGACTAGGATTATATTAGCTGCTTTTATTAAATTCTCATGTATCATCGCAGGCAGCAAGTCCTCCTGAGTCGGCGGCATGAAATAGTCCTCTGCATCAGGATGCGCATCAAATATTATGATGCCCGGATTCTTGTTAAATGTATTCGAGAACGCCCTTGCAATAGGGTAAGTTATTGAGTGGTCTCCGCCAATAAATGCTGCTTTTTCATTTTTTGCGAAGATATCCATTGCCTTATTGAATATGTTTTTGTTTGTTTCCTCCAGATTGGAGCTTGCAACCTTGACTTCATCTATTTCAAAGACAGGCAGCTCGGCATTTTCATTCAAAAACAGGTCACGGGCCTGTTTTATAACTTCATCTGGAGCAAGCTCTGATCCGTCTGACTTTCCCAGCCCTCCCTGCGAAGAGGGGATTTTGATTAGTTTCATTATGTGAAGAAATGCAATATTATTTAAAAAACTATCTTCTCAGAAGTTCTATTCTTTTGATTGCGTCATCTATCGTCAATATTTTTGGGTTTTTAAACAAAAATGGGTTGATTTTTTCAGGATTTTCTGAATTTGTAATTGCCCTGTAAGTTTTGACGTCATTGTAACGGCTGCTTTTCCCAGGATTGTTGCTTTCTGAAGACTTTCTGCACAAAATAGCGATAAATGTATTATCTAGCTGACGGATTTCATAATAAAAAATCTCGCCATTTTCTAAACGTATGAAGTCTTTTCTATTCTTTCCTTCAGCCAGAAGGGGAATATTAAATTGAAGCTCTTTAAAACGCAGCTCATGCCTTGTTTTTCTTGCATAGAACACGTCATTCAGGTTAAGCCCATCTTTCAATCTTCTAAGGTAGCACATATACTCGTCCAATAATCTGTTGCCGTCCATAATCAAGGCAAATGAAGCGGTTTATTTAAAGATTATTAATCTACATTCGTTCTAAGACGTCAATTCCTAGCAGATAAAGAGCCTGTTTTATGACAACCCTGAATGCTTCAACAAGCTTCAGCCTGAATGCTTCTTCTTCGCTTCCAATAACAGGGCAGGCATGGTAAAATTCGCTGAATAACTGGGCAAGCCTGAAAGAATAATTGGCTATATGGCTCGGATCTAGCTGCTGGGCTGATCTTTCAACTTGTTTTGGGAATTCCAAAAGAGCTTTTACAAGCCCAAATTCCTTTTCCTGGATCTTCGGGATTTCTATCTTTACTTTTGCTGCCTTTTTGGCTTTTCTCAGGATTGAAGATGCGCGGGCAT
This genomic window contains:
- a CDS encoding arginase family protein; the encoded protein is MKLIKIPSSQGGLGKSDGSELAPDEVIKQARDLFLNENAELPVFEIDEVKVASSNLEETNKNIFNKAMDIFAKNEKAAFIGGDHSITYPIARAFSNTFNKNPGIIIFDAHPDAEDYFMPPTQEDLLPAMIHENLIKAANIILVGIRNWHSNELEFLKKNKIRFFNMKEITEEGLHESCEAVMSIAKNFDALYISIDIDAVDPAFAPGTGYIEPGGLTSRELIYFLQRLKFLKNIKALDISEINPKKDINSMTSKLGAKICVEMS